A window of Variovorax sp. HW608 genomic DNA:
ATTTTGGGGTGTCCGCCCCCGATGACAAGCAACTGTAGACGCAGTTTTGTTCTTCAAATGGAAACACTGCGCTCCGGCATGCGCCGGAGAAGACGCGCCAGGGGCATGCAGCCCCTGCGCGCTCAGCTCCTGACTTCGCCCTGACCGAGGACGACGTATTTCAGGGATGTCAGGCCCTCGATGCCCACCGGACCACGCGCGTGGAACTTGTCGGTGCTGATGCCGATTTCGGCGCCGAGCCCGAACTCGAATCCGTCCGCAAAGCGCGTGCTCGCGTTGACCATCACGCTCGCCGAATCCACCTCGCGCAGGAAGCGCTGGGCGTTCATGTGGTCGCGCGTGACGATCGCGTCGGTGTGATGGCTCGAGTAGTGGTTGATGTGCGCAATGGCCTCGTCCACGCCCTCGACCACCTTGATGCTGATGACCGCGGCGAGGTATTCCTCCGACCAGTCCGACTCGAGCGCATCGACCACCTTGCCGGTGCCCTGCAGCGCCTCGCGCAGGATGCGGCCCGCCGCCGGATCGCAGCGCATCTCCACGCCCTTGGCGGCAAAGATCGCGCCGATCTCGGGCAGGAAGCTGTCGGCGATCGAAGCCGCCACCAGCAGGCCTTCGGCGGCATTGCAGGGGCTGTATTTCTGGGTCTTGGCGTTGTCGACGATGCGCAGCGCCATGTCGAGTTCGGCGGTGTCGTCGACGTAGACGTGGCAGTTGCCGTCCAGGTGCTTGATGACCGGCACCTTGGCCTCGCGGCTGATGCGCTCGATCAGCCCCTTGCCGCCGCGCGGGATGATGACGTCCACGAAGGCCGGCATCGCGATGAGCTGGCCCACGGCCTCGCGGTCGGTCGTCTGCACGAGCTGGACCGCGGCGCCCGGCAGCCCGGCCTCGGAGAGCGAATCGGCCACCAGCCGGGCCAGCGCCTTGTTCGATTCGATGGCTTCCGAGCCGCCGCGCAGGATGGCCGCATTGCCGCTCTTGATCGCGAGGCTGGCCGCCTCGATCGTCACGTTGGGCCGGCTCTCGTAGATCATGCCGAAGACGCCGATCGGCACCCGCATCTGGCCGACCCGGATGCCGCTGGGCTGCTGCTTCATGCCGATGACTTCGCCGATCACGTCCGGCATCGCCGCCAGCTGCTCGCAGCCCTGCGCCACGGTCTCGATGACCTTGGGAGTGAGCTTGAGCCGATCGACCATCGGCGCCGACAGCCCCGCTGCCGTGGCGCGGGCCAGGTCCTGCGCGTTGGCGTCGGCCAGTGCCGCGCCGGCTTCGCGCAGGCGGCGCGCGAGCGCCTTCAGCGCCTTGTTCTTGGTGGCCGCATCCGCCCGGGCCATCTGGGCCGACGCCGTCTTGGCCTGCAGACCGAGGGTCTGCATGTATTCGGAGACGTTGAACATGTTCATAGCCTGAATTGTGACGCGCCGGCCAAAACCGGCGCAGCCAAGCCCAGGAATCCCGTGGAACCGGCTTTGCCGGGCCACTGGGATTGCCCCCGGAGAGGGGGTGTCAGAGCCACACGAAGTGGGCGAGGCTGGGGGTGAGCCTTATCCACAGGCGCGGCACAGCATCAGGGCCAGCCGCTGCAGCGCCTGCCAGCTGTCCGCCGGCCAGTCGGGCTGCTTCAGCCCCTTGACGATGCCGTCGACCACGTGCGCCGCGCGCAGCATGCGGGCCAGCGCGCGCTCGTCCAGCCGCGGAAGCACGCGCTCGAATGCCCGCTCGCGCGGTCCCCAGATGCGGTTTTCGCGCAGCGCCATCGGCAGCGGCCGGCCGGCGGCCATGGCGTCCTTGACGCGCTTGAGGGCGCGGATGTCCTCGGCGATCGTGTAGTGCACGAGCACCTCGGCCTCGCCCTCCGCCTGCAGGCCGTCGAGCATGCGCGAGACGCGCTGCGGGTTGCCCGCCAGCACCGCCTCGGAGAGCTTGAAGACGTCGTAGCGGGCCACGTTGTTGACCGCGGCCTCGACCTGCTCCCAGCTCAGTTCGCCCTCCGGATGCAGCAGCGCGAGCTTCTGGATTTCCTGGTGCGCCGCGAGCAGGTTGCCCTCGACCCGGTCGGCGAAGAACTGCAAGGTGCGCTGGCCCTCCTCGCCGGGCTTCACGCGCTGGCCCTGCTGGGCGAGCCGCTGCGCGATCCATTGCGGCAAGGCGGCGCGCTCGACCGTGTCGACCTGGATGCTCACGCCGTTGCCTTCGAGCGCCCCGAACCAGGCGCCGGAGCGGGTGGCCTTGTCCAGGCGCGGCAGCATCACCATCGTGAGCGTGCTGTCGTTGCCCTGCGCGGCTTCGGCGATCTGCTGCAGCGCCACGCTGCCGTCCTTGCCCGGCTTGCCGGACGGG
This region includes:
- the holA gene encoding DNA polymerase III subunit delta, coding for MQLAPAQLAAHLAKRVAPLYVIHGDEALLAQEAADAIRVAARAQGYTERSAYTVAGAHFDWSAVLAAGGSLSLFADRQIVEIRIPSGKPGKDGSVALQQIAEAAQGNDSTLTMVMLPRLDKATRSGAWFGALEGNGVSIQVDTVERAALPQWIAQRLAQQGQRVKPGEEGQRTLQFFADRVEGNLLAAHQEIQKLALLHPEGELSWEQVEAAVNNVARYDVFKLSEAVLAGNPQRVSRMLDGLQAEGEAEVLVHYTIAEDIRALKRVKDAMAAGRPLPMALRENRIWGPRERAFERVLPRLDERALARMLRAAHVVDGIVKGLKQPDWPADSWQALQRLALMLCRACG
- a CDS encoding glutamate-5-semialdehyde dehydrogenase, producing MNMFNVSEYMQTLGLQAKTASAQMARADAATKNKALKALARRLREAGAALADANAQDLARATAAGLSAPMVDRLKLTPKVIETVAQGCEQLAAMPDVIGEVIGMKQQPSGIRVGQMRVPIGVFGMIYESRPNVTIEAASLAIKSGNAAILRGGSEAIESNKALARLVADSLSEAGLPGAAVQLVQTTDREAVGQLIAMPAFVDVIIPRGGKGLIERISREAKVPVIKHLDGNCHVYVDDTAELDMALRIVDNAKTQKYSPCNAAEGLLVAASIADSFLPEIGAIFAAKGVEMRCDPAAGRILREALQGTGKVVDALESDWSEEYLAAVISIKVVEGVDEAIAHINHYSSHHTDAIVTRDHMNAQRFLREVDSASVMVNASTRFADGFEFGLGAEIGISTDKFHARGPVGIEGLTSLKYVVLGQGEVRS